A genomic window from Myxococcales bacterium includes:
- a CDS encoding Gfo/Idh/MocA family oxidoreductase, whose protein sequence is MKENLKVGLLGLGNMGRNHLRVLSMLKGVDLVSIYDVDQEATKRLAQASGARALTNVEEGLGDVDAVVIATPTSTHAEYMLQVASKVKNIFVEKPIAQSLAEAQRLADFATKEQLNVQVGFIERYNPAVQGLKNIIDKSAGVISIDFTRTNKLSARITDVDVVTDLMIHDIDLALYLNGPARLVSAHGYGTEKMIDFASALITHENGRFSRIQASRITEKKIRLIEATCVDMFVDCELFRKEIIISRQSEIVQVPGEAYKIAGIQESVEVRPQEALLSELQAFVASCHGERAASHPGVEAGLAAMRVCDEIQRAVKK, encoded by the coding sequence ATGAAAGAGAATCTCAAGGTTGGTCTGCTCGGGCTCGGAAACATGGGCCGCAACCACCTGCGCGTCCTCTCGATGTTGAAGGGCGTCGACCTCGTTTCCATCTACGACGTCGACCAGGAGGCCACGAAGCGCCTCGCGCAAGCGAGCGGCGCCCGTGCCCTCACGAACGTGGAGGAGGGGCTTGGCGACGTGGACGCGGTCGTCATCGCGACGCCGACCTCTACCCATGCAGAGTACATGCTTCAGGTGGCCTCGAAGGTGAAGAACATCTTCGTCGAGAAGCCCATCGCGCAGAGCCTCGCCGAGGCCCAGCGGCTCGCGGACTTCGCCACCAAGGAGCAGCTCAACGTCCAGGTCGGCTTCATCGAGCGGTACAACCCCGCCGTGCAAGGCCTGAAGAACATCATCGACAAGTCGGCCGGGGTCATCAGCATCGACTTCACGCGCACGAACAAGCTCAGCGCGCGCATCACCGACGTCGACGTCGTGACCGATCTGATGATCCACGACATCGATCTCGCGCTCTACCTGAACGGGCCCGCGCGCCTCGTGTCGGCGCACGGCTACGGCACCGAGAAGATGATCGACTTCGCGTCCGCGCTCATCACCCACGAGAACGGCCGCTTCTCGCGCATCCAGGCGAGCCGCATCACCGAGAAGAAGATCCGCCTCATCGAGGCGACGTGCGTCGACATGTTCGTCGACTGCGAGCTCTTCCGTAAGGAGATCATCATCAGTCGCCAGTCCGAGATCGTGCAGGTGCCCGGCGAGGCCTACAAGATCGCGGGAATCCAGGAGAGCGTGGAGGTGCGTCCCCAGGAGGCCCTCCTCAGCGAGCTCCAGGCGTTCGTGGCGAGCTGCCACGGCGAGCGCGCCGCGTCGCACCCGGGCGTCGAGGCGGGCCTCGCCGCGATGCGCGTGTGCGACGAGATCCAGCGCGCCGTGAAGAAGTAG